From a region of the Haloferax volcanii DS2 genome:
- a CDS encoding peptidylprolyl isomerase has translation MSDNPTATLHTNKGDITVELFEDKVPNTVENFVGLATGEKTWVHPETDETMEGEPLYEDILFHRIISDFMIQGGDPTGTGRGGPGYTFDDEFHSDLSHDGPGVLSMANRGPNTNGSQFFITLDAQPHLNGKHAVFGKVTDGMDVVEDIGSVPTDREDKPVSDVVLESVDVEQ, from the coding sequence ATGAGCGACAACCCAACGGCCACGCTCCACACGAACAAGGGCGACATCACGGTCGAACTCTTCGAGGACAAGGTCCCGAACACGGTCGAGAACTTCGTCGGCCTCGCGACGGGCGAGAAGACGTGGGTCCACCCCGAGACGGACGAGACGATGGAGGGCGAGCCTCTCTACGAGGACATCCTCTTTCACCGCATCATCTCGGACTTCATGATTCAGGGCGGCGACCCGACGGGAACCGGCCGCGGCGGCCCCGGCTACACCTTCGACGACGAGTTCCACTCGGACCTCAGCCACGACGGCCCCGGCGTGCTCTCGATGGCGAACCGCGGCCCCAACACGAACGGCTCGCAGTTCTTCATCACGCTCGACGCCCAGCCCCATCTCAACGGCAAGCACGCCGTCTTCGGGAAGGTCACGGACGGCATGGACGTCGTCGAGGACATCGGCTCGGTCCCGACCGACCGCGAGGACAAGCCGGTGTCCGACGTGGTCCTCGAATCGGTCGACGTCGAGCAGTAA